AAAGTATTAAATCAAATTTTAAAAGTCGAAAAGGAACTAGGAAGAATCCGTTTGAATCAAGAAGGGTATCAATCTAGAATTATTGATGTTGATTTGATTGCTTTTGATAACGAAATAATCGATACAGAAAAACTTCAAGTCCCGCATCCGCTAATGCAAAATAGGAATTTTGTTTTGCTTCCGATGCAAGATTTAAAATTAAGCTGGAAACATCCGATTTTACAAAAAACAATTCCCGAATTGATTGCCCTAACTCCAGACAATAGTGTTTGTACAGTTGTGCAGAATCTGAAAAGTCCGATTGCAAAAATTCCTTTAAATCAGTTTAATTATGTTGCTTTTGAAGGGAATATCGGTGCGGGAAAAACTACTTTGGTGCATAAAATTGCCGAAGATTTTAACGGAAAAACTGTTTTAGAACGATTTGCAGATAATCCGTTTTTGCCCAAATTTTATAAAGATCAAAATAGATATGCGTTTCCTTTGGAAATGTCTTTTTTAGCGGACCGTTATCAGCAATTGGCCGATGATTTGGCGCAATTTGATTTGTTTAAAGATTTTATAGTTGCCGATTATCATATTTTTAAATCTTTGATTTTTGCAAAAATAACGCTTGCCGAAGATGAATATCGTTTGTATAGAAATCTGTTTGATATTATTTATAAAGAAATGCCAAAACCAGATTTGTATGTTTATTTGTATCAAAATACAGAACGACTGCTTCAAAACATAAAAAAACGCGGACGTATTTATGAGCAAAATATTGAAGCGTCCTATTTAGATAAAATCAATAATGGCTATTTGGAATACATAAAATCTCAAACCGATTTGAATGTTTTAATCATTGATGTTTCGGACCGAGATTTTGTAAAAAAACACGAAGATTATCTTTATATATTGAATGAAATTAAGAAGAAGCTTAATTAATTGAGATATTGAGATAATGAGATAATGAGTCAATTAGATAATTTTGTAGAGATGTCTTTTTTTAATTATCTAAATTATCAAATTGACACATTACCAAATTCTAAACTATCTTTTCAAAGTAAAATGGCCTCTTAAGATCGGCATTGAATCATCTACTTTTAAAGCATACCAATAATCTGAAGCAGGAAGCGGAACCTGATTTAAAGTACCGTCCCACGTCATTTTGAAGCGGCTTAATTGTGCTATTAATTTTCCGTAGCGATCAAAAATTGTAACAACTGCCTGAGGATAATTTTCCATTCCAGTGACTTCCCACACATCATTGTAAGTATCGTTGTTTGGTGTAAAAAATGGAGGAAAAACAAGCACTACAAATGGTTTGGTATTTTGTCCGCAACCACTTTTTTCTCGTGCATATGCAGTTTGTAATCCGCCAGGAACATCGTAGAAAATAGTGGAATCTTGAAAATTGACTCCGTCTACAGAATATTCATAATAATCTTCTGCTTTTACAGGATAGATAATAGCTCTAGTTCCTTCAACATCAACTCTTGCAATTTGAGGAATTTTATGCTCTTCGACCATAATTGTTTTTGTACTCGTACAATTTTCGGGAGATGGACTTGTAACGGCTACCGTGTATGTTCCGCCAGTACTAACAGTAGTAGTTTGAGTTGTAGCTCCATTTGACCATAAATAACTCATTCCAGAAATTCCAGCATCTAATGTTATGGTCTTAAATTCGCATAATGGCAAAGTTTCATCAGTAACTGCTGGTGGTGTGTAAATCTCGATATTTATTGGAGTTCTTGTTGGGTTGATGCATCCACTATTTGATGCTTCGGCATAATAAGTTGTATTTGACGAAATTGTAGGAGTTGTAAAAGTGGTTCCCGCATAAATACTTGTTCCTCCAGTTGCTGAAGTGTACCAATTTATAGAGCCAACATTTGAAGTTGCCTTAATGGTTAAAACTCCTGGTCCGCAATTAGTATAAATGTCTTGTTCTGCAATAGGAGTTGCAGGAGTTGTATTTACAGTTGCAATTATCGATTTTCGGTTTAATTCGCAGCCTGCATCAACGTAATAAGTGGTAGTTGTACTTATTGATGGAGTAGTGTAGGTGTTTCCTGTGCCTAATAAATTTCCTCCTGTAGCGGCATCGTACCATTTAATCGTGCCAGCATTGGCGGTTGCGGTAAGAGTAAAACTTCCTGAATCGCAAACGGGAGGACTCAGATTACTGGCCGGTGTTGCCACAGGAATGGTGATTTTGGTACTGGTTGCAATCTGTAAAGGAGTTTCTCCTGGCATTCCGCCATATTCTACCACATATCCTTTTGGCTGATAATCCCCAGAGGTATCTCCTGCATTTGATAAGTCGTTCCAAGAGCCTCGTATTCCTACACCAGGCTGTGTAATGTGTGCATAGTCTTCATCGCCTTGCTGGTTGGGTTCGCCTGTGTTCCAAAAAGCATAATTTGGCGTTGAACCATTTGCGTTTCCATTCCAAAAAATAGTTCCTGTTTCAGGACCAGTAACCCATTTCCAGACGCCTTCTGTTTCAGCGTCGCTTCCTCCAATCCATCCCGTTCCAGAAGCTTGCTCGCCAATTAGTTTTGCTTCATCAGCAGATAATATAGTGGCTAAATAACCTTGAAGACCATAATAAGTACGAGCCACTGCTGCATCTCTTGCCGCTGTCCAAGTTATTCCTATACTTGGAACATATTCATAATAATGCTGTGTAGACGGTAAATAATTTGCTTTCCCCATTGTTATCGAAAATGTTCTTATTCCAGAAGCTGTTGCAGAAGAATTTGTAAAGGCAACATCTTTAATAGCAGCAACAAAATCGGAATATAAAACATCAGTTCCAGCAGTCGAACTAGATAATGTTAGTTTTCCTGCCGCAGCATCCCAACTTGTGGTAATGTTGGAATGTGCTGTAGGATTTAAAAGTACAAGCTTGTCAAGACCGCTAGAATATCCAGAAGAAATTTGAATATAAATGGCTTCGGTTCCAGTTTCAGAAGGATCGTTTGTTATGGTTATGTCTGTTACAATTTTTTTAGTTTCTTGAGGGCAGTATAATTGATCGCCAGTAGCTTTAATTACCGGAGACGCCACAGCTGAAAATTTACTGCAATTGTTAGAATAAGTAGCCGAATTGTCTTTGTAAGCAGACCAATTGGCATTCGAATAATTTGCGTTGTCTACTTGAATGCAGCTAAGGCTTGGGTTGGAGACAAAACTTAAATTATTAAGTAGAGTATTGTTTCCGTTTTTTAAATTTAAAGAAGTTAATAAATTACTATTGCAGACAAAGCTGGTTAACTCAGGATTTTTAGAAACATCTAAAGAAGTTAATAATGTGTTAGAACAATGTAACTGTGTTAGTTTGGGGTTTTTAGAAGTATCAATAAAGGGGACCTTTGTCGAGCTAAAATGTAATCTTTCTAATTCGCCATTGTTTGTAACATCTAGATTTGATATAGGATTGCTGCTTATATTTAAATCGTTTAAACTTATATGTTTCGTTACATCGATGCTGGTTATATTGTTACTAGAGGCACCTATAACAGATAATTGAGGGTTTTTCGAAATGTCTAAAATGCTTATTCTATTGCTGTTTAAGTTTAAAAAATTTAATACCGGGTTATTACTGATATTTAAACTGGTAAGTTGATTAAAATCGCACATGATGTGCTGAATAATTGTATTTTGACTGACATCTAGATCAGTTAATTTATTAAATCCGCAAAATAAGACTACTAGCTTTATGTTTTTAGTAATGTCAAGACTAGTGAGTTGGTTTTTATTGCAACTTAAATTGATTAATTCTGTATTGTTTGAAACGTCTATATTCGTTAATTTGTTATCGTCGAAAGTTAAATATTGTAAGGCTGTATTTTTGGTTACATCTAGATACATGAGGTTGTTCATGTTGCACTGTAGAATTCTTAAGAGCCTATTGTTAGAAATATCTATGCTGATAAATTTGTTTCCATCTAAATATAATTCAGAAAGATTAGTATTTTTTGATAAATCAAGATTTATCAGATTATTTAAGCTACAACTCAGAAATCTAAGCATTGTATTTTTAGTAATGTTTAAATTACTGATTTTGTTACTTCTATTAGGATCATTATTAATTGCACCTAAGTCTAAATATTCCAGATTTGTAAAGTTTTCTATTCCGGTTAGATCTGAAATATTTTTTCCTTGTAGCACTAATGTCTTCAGATTAATAATATTTGCAGTCAGAACTTGACCATCAATAGTGCCACTATCAATACTTAAATCGATTAAAGCTTGTTCGAAGTTAGGATCAGGAATTAAGGTATATTGTTGTGCATATCCAATAAAGCTGGATAGCAGTAAAATGAATATGAAAGATGTTTTTAAGGGGTAATTCTTTTTCATTTTATAAAAGTATTACTTTTATAATAATAAAAAAATATATTTACATTTCTAACATTTTTAGGCTTAAAAATTGTAAAATCACATGTTTTTAATAAAAAATCTGATTGATTTTATTGTCGCCAATTTATTTTTTGGAATAAATCCCAAACTACAATCCCCGCGCTTACAGAAATGTTTAGAGAGTGTTTAGTTCCTAGTTGCGGAATTTCAATACAGCCATCACAGATTGCAACAGCTTCTTGCGAAACGCCATAAACTTCATTTCCAAAAACTAAAGCGTATTTCTGGTCTTCTTTGATTTTAAAATCCTGAAGAAAAATAGAGCTTTCAACCTGTTCAATTGCCATTGTAAGAATATTTTCTTTCTTTAAGTTTTCGATAACTTCCAGAACATTTTCATGATGCTCCCATGCAACGGTTTCGGTTGCGCCAAGAGCAGTTTTATGGATTTCCTTATTTGGAGGAGTTGCGGTGATTCCGCATAAGATTATTTTTTCAATCAAAAACGCATCAGCAGTTCTAAATACGGAGCCAATATTGTGCAGACTTCTAATATCGTCTAAAACTAATATTAAAGGTGTTTTCTCCGATTTTTTAAAATCTTCAATAGATTTACGGTCTAGTTCGCTGTTTTCGAGTTTTCTCATTGTTTTTGAATTGTAGTCATAAAAAAAGCTTCCAAAGATAAGGAAGCTTTTTGATTATTTTAAATGTTTTTCAGATTAGCTTTTTACTGGATCTGGTAAAACAGTACCTTTAATAGTAAGGATTTTTGTAGGTTGTCCTTCTGCGTTAGAAGTTACGGTTACAGTTTTTGTAAAAGCACCAACTCTATCAGTAGCATATTTTACACCAATAACACCTTTAGCTCCTGGAGCGATTGGTTCTTTTGGAGTAGTTGGAATAGTACATCCGCAAGATCCTGTAGTGTTAGTAATGATTAGTGGCTTAGTTCCGTTGTTAACAAAAACGAATTCACGTTTTCCATCAGCATTGTGAGCGATAGTTCCGTAATCAATAGTTTCTGTTTCAAAAAGCATTCCTGCTCCTTCAACTTTAGCAACTTTAGCCGCTTTAGCTTTTTTAGTTGTTTGTGCATTCGTAGCTGTAATACCAGCTACAGCTAACATAGCGAATAAGATTATTTTTTTCATCTTTAAGGGTCTTTTTTAATGATAAACAAAGCTATATAAAAATCTTATACTACAACCTAAAAAATTCTTAAAATATTTTAATTTTTGAAGCTTTTCATATGCGGCTAAAAAAGCATAAATTCGCTGTCTTAATTTTTCATTTAAAAACATTACAATTTGGCAGCTAAAGAGAAAGTGGTGAAGGAAACACCTTTAATGAAACAGTACAACGAAATCAAGGCTAAATATCCTGATGCATGTCTGCTTTTCAGAGTAGGAGATTTTTATGAAACCTTTGGAGAAGACGCCATTAGAGCTTCTAAGATTTTAGGAATAACATTAACAAAAAGAGGTGCAGGATCTGATACAGAAACGGCACTTGCTGGGTTTCCGCATCATTCTGTAAATACTTATTTGCCAAAATTGGTTAAAGCCGGACTTCGTGTTGCGATCTGTGATCAGCTGGAAGATCCAAAAATGACCAAAACAATTGTAAAAAGAGGAGTGACTGAACTTGTAACTCCTGGAGTTTCTTTGAATGACGAGGTTTTGCATTCAAAATCAAATAACTTCTTAGCATCTGTTTATTTTGCTAATAAAAATATCGGAATTTCATTTTTAGATGTTTCGACAGGAGAGTTTCTAACGGCTCAAGGAAATGCAGAATATATTGATAAATTGTTGCAGAACTTTAACCCAAGCGAGGTTTTGGTTCCAAAGAATAATAAGAATGATTTTAAAACTGCTTTTGGAGAAGATTTTCATAGTTTCTACCTAGAAGATTGGATTTATAAAGAAGACTATGCTTTAGAAACCTTAACAAAGCATTTTCAGACGAATTCATTAAAAGGGTTTGGTGTTGAAGAATTAAAAGAAGGAATTATTGCTTCTGGAGCAATTTTATATTATTTATCCGAGACACAGCATAATCGTGTGCAGCATATTACGGCAATCCAGCGTATTGCAGAAGATGCTTATGTGTGGATGGATCGATTTACCATTCGAAACTTAGAATTGTATCATAGTTATAATCCAAATGCAGTTACGCTTTTGGACGTTATAGATAAAACACTTTCTCCAATGGGGGGACGTTTGTTGAAACGCTGGCTGGCACTTCCTTTAAAAGATGCTAATAAAATAAAAGGGCGACATGAGGTTGTGGCTTATTTAAAATCAAATCCTGAAATTCTACATAATATCCAATATCAGATTAAACAGATTTCAGATTTAGAACGTTTGATTTCTAAAATAGCTACAGGGAAAGTTTCGCCTCGTGAAATAGTGTATTTGAAGGAATCTTTAGATGCCATTATTCCGATTAAAACTCTTGCACTGGAAAGTCCTCAAGAAGCTGTGAAAGTTATCGGCGATAGTTTGCATGCTTGTGATTTGCTTCGTGAAAAAATTAAAACGACTTTAAATCAAGATGCGCCAGTTGCAATCTCAAAAGGAAATGCGATAGCGGCAGGAATAAATGAAGAGCTAGACGAGCTACGTGCGATTTCAACTTCAGGAAAAGAATTTTTAGAAGGAATTGAAAAAAGAGAATCGGAAAGAACTGGAATTTCTTCATTGAAGATTTCCTTTAACAATGTTTTTGGATATTATATTGAGGTTAGAAATACCCATAAAGATAAAGTTCCAGAAGAATGGATTCGTAAACAGACTTTGGTAAATGCAGAGCGCTATATTACCGAAGAATTAAAAGAATACGAAACCAAAATTTTAGGAGCAGAAGAAAAGATCTATAAAATAGAAAGCGAGCTTTTTGAACAATTAGTGGCGTGGATTGGCACGTATATTAAGCCAGTTCAAATGAATGCATATTTAATTGCGCAACTAGATTGTTTATGTTCGTTTACGCAAATGGCTGTCGAAAATCAATATGTGTGTCCAGAAATCGATGATACATTTGAATTGGATATCAAAAACGGAAGACATCCTGTGATTGAAAAGCAATTGCCTGTTGGAACTCCGTATATTGCCAATGATGTTTTCTTGGATAGAGAAACACAGCAGATTATTATGATTACCGGGCCAAACATGTCGGGTAAGTCGGCGATTTTGAGACAAACAGCTCTAATTGTACTTTTGTCTCAAATGGGAAGTTTTGTCCCTGCTGATAGCGTTAGAATGGGAATTGTAGATAAGATTTTTACTAGAGTTGGAGCTTCAGATAATATCTCTATGGGAGAATCTACTTTTATGGTAGAAATGAACGAAACGGCTTCGATTTTGAATAATATTTCAGACAGGAGTTTAGTGTTGTTAGATGAGATTGGACGAGGAACAAGTACATACGACGGAATCTCAATTGCTTGGGCAATTGCTGAATTTTTGCACGAGCATCCAGGAAGAGCAAAAACGCTTTTTGCAACGCATTATCATGAGCTGAATGAAATGACAGAATCAATGCCAAGAATCCAGAATTTTAATGTGGCCGTAAAAGAATTAAAAGATACTGTTCTTTTTGTTAGAAAACTGGTAAAAGGAGGAAGTGCACATAGTTTTGGAATTCACGTTGCAAAAATGGCTGGAATGCCTCAGTTGGTTATTTCGAAAGCACAAAAGCTTTTAAAGAAATTAGAAAAGAATCATTCAAGCGATGCTTTAAACGGAATAAAATCTGCTAATGATGAAATGCAGATGAGTTTCTTTAATCTAGATGATCCTTTGTTGGAAGAGATAAAAGAAGAAATTTTGAGTCTCGATATTAATGCAATTACGCCAGTAGAAGCATTGATGAAGCTGAATGAGATCAAAAGAATGTTGGTTAAAAAATAAAATCTAAAAATTTTCAATTTTAAAGTTTAGGTTATCAGAATGTTATAAAATAAGTGGATTTTTTTTTGAAAAAACGCTTGTGTAATTGAATAAATGTCCTAAATTTGCACTCGCAATACGAAACAAATCAAGTGTTGCAGTTCTTAAATAGAATTTGAAAATGCGAAAATAGCTCAGTTGGTAGAGCGCGACCTTGCCAAGGTCGAGGTCGCGGGTTCGAGCCCCGTTTTTCGCTCTAAGACCATACAATGCTCGGATGGTGAAATTGGTAGACACGCTGGACTTAAAATCCAGTGAACAGCAATGTTCGTGCGGGTTCAAGTCCCGCTCTGAGTACTAAAGCCTCTTCTTTTGAAGAGGCTTTTTTTATTTGCAGACTTGCGGGTAATAAATTTACGCAGTAAATTTATTAGAATCTCAGAATCTCAGAATCTCAGAATCTCAGAATCTCAGAATCTCAGAATCTCAGAATCTCAGAATCTCAGAATCTCAGAATCTCAGAATCTCAGAATCTCAGAATCTCAGAATCTCAGAATCTCGGAATCTTGAAAAAAATCTAAAATCAATAATCTAAAATCTAAAATTTATAAATGGGTGCTTTTGTAATTAGCAAGCGATTTAATGATGAATATAAGTTTACGTTTACTTCTCGGAGGGGGAAAGTGATTTTTACGAGTTTGAGTTATGAGTTGAGGTTTGAGTGTGAAGAGGATATTGAGAAGTTTAAAGCGAATATTGAGCTTGCCAAGTTTTTGAAGTTTAAAGGTTCTGGTGGGAAATATTTTTTTAAATTGATGCTTGGCGATGTCCATTTTGCTACAAGTCGAAAATATAGTACAGAATTGCTTTTGCAGAAAGGGGTGAAAGAAATTGTGACCTATTCTTCTAGGTCGGAGATTTTGGATTTTTCTTCAAGTGAGTCAATTTTTGATGATGAGGAATCTGAAGACGAAGAGGTAGAGGAGGTGGCTGAATAAGAAAAAAGCGTTCGCAATTGCGAACGCTTTTTTTGTTTGTGGGATTTGCGAAAAAAAAAGTTGATCGCAAAAAAAAACCATCTATAGAGATGGTTTTAAAATCGTTAGAACTTAGGTTCTAATTATTTTTTTACTTCTTCTACTTTAGCAGCAGCAGAATCAACTTTAGCAGCAGCAGAATCAACAGTTGCAGCAGCAGAATCAACAACAGCAGCAGCTGAATCAACAGCAACAGCAGTAGAATCTACAGCAGGAGCTTCAGCAGCAGCGTCAGCTTTTTTACAAGATACAACAGTTAATACAGCAACAACAGCTAAACTTAAAAATACTTTTTTCATCTTACTTTATTATAAAAGGTTAATTATTAATTCGTGGCAAAGATATAAATTTTTTAATATGTAAAATATTTTTTCACTTTTTTTTTAAAATATTTTCCTTACTCACGTTTATCTTATTTATCAAAGAATATGCCAAAATTATAAATTTTTCTTAAATTATCTAATTTGTCGTCTAAATAATTTTTTATTGAATAATCTTTATGAAAATCAGTTATTTAGTTTCTTTGATTTACGGTTTATTTTGTTTTTTAAGACTATTACAGTAGAATCGTTTTGGCTTTTTTCTTCAAATTTAACATCTTTATCAAATCAAAAAGCTATTAGATGAGTTTCATAATGGTTTCTGTGGCTCCTTTGTGGTCCTGAATAAACGATTTGCAGATTTTGCTTTTTTCTTCTAGAACGTTTTTGTCATTCAATAATTGGTCAAAAATCAATTTAAGTTCTTCGCTTGTTGATATTGGCATGCAGCCGCCGATTTTTACTAAATCAACTGCTTCTGCAAAATTCGAATAATTAGGTCCAATTACAATTGGAATTCCGAAAGTAGCCGGCTCTAATATATTGTGTATTCCGGGATTTCCAAATCCGCCGCCTACATAAGCAATAGTGCCGTAACTATAAATCTTAGTAAGAATTCCAATAGTGTCTATTATGAAAACACTGTAATCGGATAAATCTTTGTTTTCTTTTTCTGAGAATAGAATCGTTGGTTTTGTGATTTTTGAAAGAAGATCTAAAATCTGATCTGGTTTAATATTGTGTGGAGCAATTATGAATTTTGTATTTTCGGGTGCTTGATTGATATATTCAGTAATTAAAATCTCGTCTTTTGGCCAAGAGCTTCCAACAACAATTGTTGGTTGGTTGTTTTTGAAATTTTCAACAAAATCAAGACGATTGTCTCTCTCTAAAATAGCATTTACGCGATCAAAACGGGTGTCGCCAGAAACAATTACGTTATTGAATCCAATTCCTTCAATTTTTTGTTTTGAACTTTCATTTTGAACAAAAAAATAAGTAAAAGTATTTAATGCTTTTCTGTAAAAACCGCCATACCATTTAAAAAATGTCTGATTGTCTCTGAAAATTCCCGAAATAAGATAAGTTGGTGTTTTGCTTTTTTTTAATTCATTTAAATAGTTAAGCCAGAATTCGTATTTGATAAAAAAAGCAAATTCGGGATGAACCAGTTTTAAAAATCTTTTCGCATTACTTTTAGTATCAAGTGGTAAATAAATGGTCACATCGGCAACTGTGTTATTTTTACGCACTTCGTATCCAGATGGTGAAAAAAAGGTTACAATGATTTTATGTGAGGGATATTTTTCTTTGATTTTTTCTATAACAGGAAGTCCTTGTTCATATTCGCCAAGTGAGGCAGAATGAAACCAGATTGTTTTGTCGTCTGCTTTAATTTTTTCTTCTAATATTGGAAATACATTTTTTCGGCCTTCAACAAAAAGCTTAATTTTCGGACTAAATAGTGCTATGATTTTTAAGAAAAATCCTGCGATGTAAATGGTTAGATTGTATGAAAAAAGCATGTAATTTTTTTTGCAGCTAAATTACATTTCTTTCGACTATTTTCATTGGTTTGAAGCTATTAATAACTATTTTTGTTCCTCCTTTTAGAGATTTCTGCCTGAAAACGGTGTCTTTAATTTTTTTAAATAGATTCAAAATGAAAAAAATACAAATGGTTGACTTAAAGAGTCAATACGAAAAAATAAAATCAACTGTAGATGCTTCGATCCAAGAAGTTTTAGATACAAATACTTATATCAACGGACCTTTAGTTCATCAGTTTCAAAAAAATCTTGAAGATTATTTAGGAGCAAAACACGTTATTCCCTGTGCGAATGGTACAGATGCGTTGCAGATTGCAATGATGGGACTTGGTCTTCAGCCTGGAGACGAAGTTATCACTGCTGATTTTACTTTTGCAGCAACTGTTGAGGTGATTGCTTTATTGCAATTAACTCCAGTTTTAGTTGATGTAGATTTGCATAATATGAACATTGATATTGATGCAGTGAAAAAAGCAATTACGCCCAAAACAAAAGCAATTGTTCCTGTGCATTTATTTGGACGCGCTGCAAATATGGATGCGATTATGGAAATTGCCGCTCAATACAATTTATATGTGATCGAAGATAATGCTCAGGCAATTGGTGCTGATTATATTTCTAAATCTGGTTCAAAAACCAAAGTAGGAACAATCGGTCACGTCGCAGCAACTTCATTCTTCCCGTCTAAAAACTTAGGATGTTATGGAGATGGAGGAGCAATTTTTACAAACGATGATAAATTGGCTCACATTATCCGCGGTATTGTAAATCACGGAATGTACGAACGTTACCACCACGATGTTGTAGGTGTAAATTCACGTTTGGATAGTATTCAGGCTGGAGTTTTAAATGCAAAATTGCCACTTTTAGATGAATACAATCAAGCACGTCGTTTGGCTGCAACTAAATACAATGCAGCTTTCGCTGGAAATGCACACATCATAACTCCAGATTTTGATGCAAACGAAAATGATCATGTTTTTCATCAATATGTATTAAGAATCATCGATGCAGATCGTAATGCCTTAATGCAGCATTTATTGGATAAAGGAATTCCTTGTGCAATTTATTATCCAATTCCGCTTCATTCTCAAAAAGCATATTTAGATCCTCGTTATAAAGAAGAGCAATTTCCTGTAACAAATCAATTGGTTCAAGAAGTAATTGCTTTACCAATGCATACAGAACTTGATGATGAGCAGATTAAATATATTACAGACAGCGTAATTGAATTTTTGAAATAAGAAATTTTAAGTATTAGCCAAAATATAACCACAAACAACCACGAAATGAAAGTATTAGTAACAGGAGGATTAGGATTTATTGGATCTCACACCGTAGTCGAATTGCAGAATGAAGGCTTCGAAGTAGTGATTATTGATAATCTTTCCAATTCTTCAGAAGATGTTTTAAATGGAATTACTGCAATTACAGGAAAAACACCTTTATTCGAAAAATTAGATTTAAGAGAAAAGACTGCAGTGCAGGATTTTTTTAAAAAACACAATGATGTTACTGGGGTAATTCATTTTGCAGCTTCAAAAGCGGTGGGAGAAAGTGTTGAACAGCCTTTATTGTATTATGAAAACAACATCAGCAGTTTAATTTACCTTTTACAGGAATTACAGCAAAAACCAGAAGCAAGTTTCATTTTCAGCTCTTCTTGTACAGTTTACGGTCAAGCCGAAAAAATGCCAATTACGGAAGATGCTCCAGTTCAAGCGGCAATGTCTCCTTATGGAAATACAAAACAGATTGGCGAAGAAATCATTACAGATACTGCTAAAGTTACTAATATCAGTGCTATTTTATTGCGTTATTTTAACCCAGTTGGAGCACACGAATCAGTAGAAATTGGAGAATTGCCTTTGGGTGTTCCTCAAAATTTAGTGCCTTTTATTACACAGACGGGTGTAGGATTGCGTCAAGAATTATCTGTTTTTGGTAATGATTACCCAACTCCAGATGGAACTGCAGTTCGCGATTATATTCACGTTGTTGATTTAGCAAAAGCTCACGTAATTGCTTTGCAGCGTCTGTTAAACAAAAAGAATTTAGCAAAAGTTGAAACCTTCAATTTAGGAACTGGAAAAGGAAGTTCTGTTCTTGAAGTGATTCATAGTTTTGAAAAAGTCAGCGATAAAAAATTGCCTTATAAGATGATGCCTCGTCGTGAAGGTGATATTACTGAAGCTTACGCAAATACTGATAAGGCAAATAATGTCTTAGGATGGAAGGCTGAACTAAGTTTAGATGAAGCTATGGCAAGTGCTTGGAAATGGGAACAGAAAGTGAGGAATAAATAAATTCTTTATTAGTTAAAATTATAAAATTTTAAGATCCCAAATTATAGCAGTATAGTTTGGGATTTTTTTAGCGTATTAATTAACATGAAACAAAGTTTAGATTATAAATTAATATTTGCCTTAGCGGCCGTTGGAATTATTTGGGGAACTACCTTTTTGGAGATTAGAGTTGCGGTTGAGACTATTCCGCCTTGGTTTGTAACTTC
The Flavobacterium humidisoli DNA segment above includes these coding regions:
- the galE gene encoding UDP-glucose 4-epimerase GalE, with protein sequence MKVLVTGGLGFIGSHTVVELQNEGFEVVIIDNLSNSSEDVLNGITAITGKTPLFEKLDLREKTAVQDFFKKHNDVTGVIHFAASKAVGESVEQPLLYYENNISSLIYLLQELQQKPEASFIFSSSCTVYGQAEKMPITEDAPVQAAMSPYGNTKQIGEEIITDTAKVTNISAILLRYFNPVGAHESVEIGELPLGVPQNLVPFITQTGVGLRQELSVFGNDYPTPDGTAVRDYIHVVDLAKAHVIALQRLLNKKNLAKVETFNLGTGKGSSVLEVIHSFEKVSDKKLPYKMMPRREGDITEAYANTDKANNVLGWKAELSLDEAMASAWKWEQKVRNK
- the mutS gene encoding DNA mismatch repair protein MutS; its protein translation is MAAKEKVVKETPLMKQYNEIKAKYPDACLLFRVGDFYETFGEDAIRASKILGITLTKRGAGSDTETALAGFPHHSVNTYLPKLVKAGLRVAICDQLEDPKMTKTIVKRGVTELVTPGVSLNDEVLHSKSNNFLASVYFANKNIGISFLDVSTGEFLTAQGNAEYIDKLLQNFNPSEVLVPKNNKNDFKTAFGEDFHSFYLEDWIYKEDYALETLTKHFQTNSLKGFGVEELKEGIIASGAILYYLSETQHNRVQHITAIQRIAEDAYVWMDRFTIRNLELYHSYNPNAVTLLDVIDKTLSPMGGRLLKRWLALPLKDANKIKGRHEVVAYLKSNPEILHNIQYQIKQISDLERLISKIATGKVSPREIVYLKESLDAIIPIKTLALESPQEAVKVIGDSLHACDLLREKIKTTLNQDAPVAISKGNAIAAGINEELDELRAISTSGKEFLEGIEKRESERTGISSLKISFNNVFGYYIEVRNTHKDKVPEEWIRKQTLVNAERYITEELKEYETKILGAEEKIYKIESELFEQLVAWIGTYIKPVQMNAYLIAQLDCLCSFTQMAVENQYVCPEIDDTFELDIKNGRHPVIEKQLPVGTPYIANDVFLDRETQQIIMITGPNMSGKSAILRQTALIVLLSQMGSFVPADSVRMGIVDKIFTRVGASDNISMGESTFMVEMNETASILNNISDRSLVLLDEIGRGTSTYDGISIAWAIAEFLHEHPGRAKTLFATHYHELNEMTESMPRIQNFNVAVKELKDTVLFVRKLVKGGSAHSFGIHVAKMAGMPQLVISKAQKLLKKLEKNHSSDALNGIKSANDEMQMSFFNLDDPLLEEIKEEILSLDINAITPVEALMKLNEIKRMLVKK
- a CDS encoding 3-deoxy-D-manno-octulosonic acid transferase gives rise to the protein MLFSYNLTIYIAGFFLKIIALFSPKIKLFVEGRKNVFPILEEKIKADDKTIWFHSASLGEYEQGLPVIEKIKEKYPSHKIIVTFFSPSGYEVRKNNTVADVTIYLPLDTKSNAKRFLKLVHPEFAFFIKYEFWLNYLNELKKSKTPTYLISGIFRDNQTFFKWYGGFYRKALNTFTYFFVQNESSKQKIEGIGFNNVIVSGDTRFDRVNAILERDNRLDFVENFKNNQPTIVVGSSWPKDEILITEYINQAPENTKFIIAPHNIKPDQILDLLSKITKPTILFSEKENKDLSDYSVFIIDTIGILTKIYSYGTIAYVGGGFGNPGIHNILEPATFGIPIVIGPNYSNFAEAVDLVKIGGCMPISTSEELKLIFDQLLNDKNVLEEKSKICKSFIQDHKGATETIMKLI
- a CDS encoding DegT/DnrJ/EryC1/StrS family aminotransferase yields the protein MKKIQMVDLKSQYEKIKSTVDASIQEVLDTNTYINGPLVHQFQKNLEDYLGAKHVIPCANGTDALQIAMMGLGLQPGDEVITADFTFAATVEVIALLQLTPVLVDVDLHNMNIDIDAVKKAITPKTKAIVPVHLFGRAANMDAIMEIAAQYNLYVIEDNAQAIGADYISKSGSKTKVGTIGHVAATSFFPSKNLGCYGDGGAIFTNDDKLAHIIRGIVNHGMYERYHHDVVGVNSRLDSIQAGVLNAKLPLLDEYNQARRLAATKYNAAFAGNAHIITPDFDANENDHVFHQYVLRIIDADRNALMQHLLDKGIPCAIYYPIPLHSQKAYLDPRYKEEQFPVTNQLVQEVIALPMHTELDDEQIKYITDSVIEFLK
- a CDS encoding DUF1508 domain-containing protein: MGAFVISKRFNDEYKFTFTSRRGKVIFTSLSYELRFECEEDIEKFKANIELAKFLKFKGSGGKYFFKLMLGDVHFATSRKYSTELLLQKGVKEIVTYSSRSEILDFSSSESIFDDEESEDEEVEEVAE